tgagccagaagactGATGAGAGTCCAAGTATGAGAGAAATTCTCCATAGACTTTACTTGCTTCCAGAGGCTTGAAATATCGTGGCCTGCCATTCAAAACGCGGGAAATGGAGAGGAGTGGATGCCAGAGGGCGGGGGGCTTCACCACAGCAACAGCAATACGGCACTGAAAACTGCATTGAATGGGAGAAAGAAAACAACACAAAGAAATGGCGTCTGGACATAAGTAAATATCCCTCGATATGGATGAATAGTGTTCCAACAAGCCTGCGTACCGGCTACTAACTAGACCGGACGATGATGGGTATTTAGTAATTATCGTGAGATTTTCACGGCAGTTGAGGGAATATAAATAGCCCAGGGCAACCTGTGCAATGTCAATGAGTATTGGAGCGTGCTTTCATTTTGTTACAAGCATCGAAAAGTTGAGAgggggagagagggaggggagagagaaggaCATGTGGACTAAGCGTCGATGGCTTGAGCTAGCATACTCTTGCCTTCACTACTAGCTTACTCTTGGGATAGTACTGGTATCATGTAGGTGTGCTCACGCGACACCAGGCAAAAGAGATTTGAGGTTTGTACAAAATGAAAACAATGTGGGTATTGACTTGATGTATGCTACAACCGACTTCTCCAAAGCACCTATTGCCTGCTAAATAGTAATTGCGCCAgaccttctccaagctcctATCTTTGCGCTCCTCGCAAAGCGGATATAGATTCTGAACTCCTCACCGAACTCGTGGCGGTGATCATCATTGGAACAATCCCTTCCTCCCTCTGCCGCATATCAAACTCCTTTAGGAAGGTGTATACACTCCCAAGCGGCATGTACTCTAGCAAATGCCGTAAATGATCAGGGAACATGTCGGCTCCATGATCTTTAATGTCTTCGTTGACGCGGTTGAGCCGCAATATCTGCATCCAGGACACAATGTCGTCGCCTAATAGGAAAGCTGGGAATCGCGCCATGGTCATATCGTCCAGCATCCATGTGTTCCGGAAGTATGGCCGGTTGAGAAACTCTGAAATGGCCTTGTAGCTGGGTACCTCACGCGGGTCGGTGATACCCTCTGGGATATCACTCAGGTGCGCAACAGGGCCCATCCATTGTAGTGTAGGGGCGTAGTTTTTTGGGTGAAGCTCACGGTCACCTGGCTCGCCAAAGGTGAGGGGCATGCATTTATCCCATGCCCGGATGATCTCGATGGCGAGATCGGAAGTAGAATCTTTGGGTCCAAGCCATCCAACTACCATCTTGGCATGTCGGTAAGCTCGCGCCATATGAGATCGTCGCTCTGCCTCCTCACGTGCATCTCTTCTGTTGATGCACAAAGTGTCAAGCCATATGCGCAGAGGTGGCCTAGCCCCTTTTGAGGGCTCGGCAAATGCGTTGCGAACACCCCTGAAGAGAGATCGAAGCCAGCTTGGAGCCTTCttgggtggaggaggaggtggaagaggTGCTTCGTATCTTTTCTCCTCTCGAAGatctgatgaagaggaacaTGGAGTCGGTGGTGAAGGGGCCAGAAAAACGGCTCGGACGTAACGTAGTGCCTGGGCAACGTTGGCGGGCAAGGCGACCCTGGTCCCATTCACTTGGATGGTCTCGGTGACATTGATGTCACCGAAGAGCGAGGAAAGGCCAATAAAGTCGGAGGATTCGCTAAGTCGTTCATGTACCAGGCGACATACAAGGCGCTCATTGATGTTGCCAGTCGAAGCCGGATGCAGCTCAAGCAGCCGGACCTCAGTCTCGGATGGATCGAGCGAGCGATAGGGAACTAAAGATAGGCCTTCGAGTGACGGCATCTTGGCCTATGCTGCATAGTGTTAATGCAGGTCTAGCTTTGCTTGTGCATGAACTTCAAAAGTTCAAAGTGTTGGATGGCGAAGGGCGGCAGTTGGATGTTTTTGTCTGCTGCTGAAGATTGGAGCGGCACTTGTATTCCGCCCCTTCTTCTGATCTGGGATACGACGGGGCATGCAGAGAGGATCATGCCCCATGGCCCAAACTATGCCAGGGTCAGACTTGACAAGGGAGGATCTGCGACAGAGATTGCATGATTTGGAATGCCCCGTACGGTGCcgagttttttttagcttcGCTTATGACTGCTCTACTCAGTGCGAGACCCGGCGCTGAGGACCCATATCGGCGAACATGCCTGTCGGTAGTTGGGGATGGCAGCTGTGTCTCGGGAGAGGCGCCAAGCTTGCAGGCTCGGCCAACATTTGCCCGAGCTCAGGTGTCAGCACTTTATCATTTGACAACTGGTTTGATTTGACCAGGGAATGCTTGGCTAAGCGTTTGGGATCATTGTATAAGATATGGTCTGTGTAAGGGTGCAGACATGCCCAACCTCGATGGCTTCTCACCGCTCAGACGAGGTATAAACGCACCCGGACCAGCAGGCTCAAGTAGGCCAAGTGGCGATACCAGGCCACTTTAAGTGCCTGCCTGAGTGCATTCTGGCTCCTCTCGCTTGGGCTGTGGACCTCGTGACGTGTTCGTTTCTGCTCTACCGAAAGTGAGTTAGGTCATTTCTCGCTTATCGCCAGGTTAGTCTGTGGTGATCGTTTCCATTCCAAGTCTGTATTCCGTGACCTGGTTTTGATCCTAAGTCGCGGTGTGCTAAACCCTGATATGACCTTATCCTGACTTTTGTTTCGCCGATAGAGTTTATCCGTCTTTGTCCAGCTCCGAAAGGCAGCAAGTCTAGTAGTGGTCTGGATCTGGACGACAGCAGCCACTTTCAACTTACTGCACCGCACTGAGCCAATCTCCCGGGTACTAGTTTTCGCTTACAGCTCAAGGATTTCTCGTTTACTCTTCCAGTGGCAAGGCTGGTTCATGATATCGCGCAAAACTGACGACGTCGCAATACTATCTAGGGGGGCTGGCCCAGGAGCCACATCCCAGCCTAGCCTCGGACGTCGTGGGTCTGTCACTGGGACAAGACGGCATGTTCTTGGCCGAGATAGAACCATCAAGAGGACGCTATTCAGGCTACCCGGTCACGGAAGCGTTGACAGGGAGAGCGTGATTGGCCACGTCCCCGAACCAGCGTGGAGCGCGACGAGGCTCGGCAAGCAAActcaagcccaagacagAAGTGATAGGCAATGCCAAAGAACTGGTCTGTCGACATAGCATCAAATGTGGTATCAAGTTCGGGGTTGTTGGTGCATGGAGACCATGATCTTGCAGAGTGGCCGCGTACTGACCTGCGTCGGCAACTGCGGAGCTGCCAACAAATGCTCTGTTTAACAGCGCATTTGAGAGAGCATAATGTCATGATCCTGACGATATAAAAAGCAGGGAGGATCCAACGCTCGGACTCCCGTCGTAGTAATTCACTACCATAAACTTTCACGCCGTCGATCGAAATGACCGTCCCCTGCTGTCCATCCCGGCCTCGGCAAGGTTACTGGGGCCAGTTTTCCCTCAAAGGGCTAAACATCAAAGTCAAATCCCCCAAGAAACAGTCATTTCCAGAAGAACCGGCAGGCATTCCCCTGTATTTCTGGGGCAAGGGCTTCCGAAGCCGTCTCGGGAGGCTGCTAGGCCGTAAGCCAAGGCACCCCGTTCACGCCGGTTACTCGGAAGCGAGATGTCTTGTCGGTGACGGCAAGGTGGCTGACCTGGAAGCCCTGTCACGTCAGGCTGGCCACTTGGTTGCCCGAGTCTTTGCCGATGTCGAACAAACTTCAGAAGACTCAACCCTGGACAAAGAAGGATCATTGTCCACTTCAGGGCCAGGGCCCTCGGCGGTCCACCTCCAGCTGTCTCCCGATCTTCAGCGCTGGAAAGAAGATCAGCATGGGGCCGGAAACATTCTGCCACCAAAGGGGACTGGCCTGAGCAAGGCTTCGGAGGAAACCTTGAAGCTGTTTGGGGCAGAGAACTGGCCTGAAGCCATGAAGACGAACAATGCCCTGTTTGGCTGTGGCATCGCCAGCCTGCTCATGGGTGCTGCTGACCCGTCAACCATGTTCTCCAACTACGTGACTGACATGGCTTTTTACTACGAACACGGCTACAACTACGTCTTTCCCTCTCTTGAACAGATGTATCAGAAAGGCCTTGCAGACCCGCATGCCTTGGGCACCATGGGCGGCCGTGAGAGACGAGACGCCGTCCGCGTGGGCATGAGATACATCCAAGGCAAAATTGCACTCGAGACGAAGCACAAGGCGCACTTGACAACCCAGTCAGCCCGCCTCGACCGACGCTCGGCACAAATCATCTCCCTTTCCGAGAGTAGCCTGCTCGGAatggccgccgaggccataGCGCGGGGTTTCGATGCCGGTGCCGTTATGGCGGACCTGGTCTTTAGCTCGCCAGGTACCGATGTCGTCGACGTGGGATGCGACCTTGTCAACTCGGAGGTCATGAACTCGTTCCTGAATGTCGCAGACGTGACAGATACAGGTATCGTGAGCGAAGACGTTCTGCGAAGAGTTTACGATGCCTACGCTGCAGTTGGAGCTAGGCTGTTGACTCAGAGGTGGCATGAACCTGTGGCTAGAATGTGCGCTGCGCTGTACACATGGCACATTCAAAACGATCGGCATTTCTTTTTCCGGCGAGCACTTCTTGGCTGGCCCAAAGCCCGCAAGGCACCTGCTCGACCCCAGTTGGAGGCGGATTTCGACGAGGTCTTTGACAAGGAATACCACACAACAGGTTTCAGCAGGCCTCTGGACCCCAAGTTTGCATGCAACAGCGAGGAAACATGTAATCATGTGGAGTACTTTCTTGACACCAACCAAGAAGAGCCGGTACTTCGAGACCTCTGGTGGTTCCTTGTTACAGGCCCACTCGAGTATGTTAGAGGAGGCAAGGTTGACGAAGagcaagagaagaagttTGTCGAGGGCTCAAGGCTTTGCATGGCCAAGTTATTCTCCCGAGGGTCtgtgttggagatggtatGGGTGATTGCTCATGCAAACCATCACGCCTGGCAGGTAAACTACCTGTTTGAGGCAGCCATGTTTGGTAGCATTCTTGATGGTGGTACATTGATTGGCAAGCTTGATAGGAAAGAGATATAGAAACGGCATGAAGCCTTATCACACCAGGTCGCAGTCAGCATAGGAAACAGGGCGCACATTGTTATTTTTATGGCCCCTTTCGAGAGCGCCTTTTGCATAATATTGTTGCTCATCAACGTGCCCAGGAAGAGACATTTAGAAATGAAGTGAGAGTTTCGCCCACACTGAGGCTAACAGCTCAGCAAGGTGGTGTTCGGTCAACTCTTTGTAAGGTTTCTTGAGGTGTGCCTCCACTAGTTTGTCGACAATCCTAGAGCTCAGCAGTTTCGACGTCCACCACATGTTACTGTATGTTTGGACTGGGCAAGTCCTTTGATATCTTCCAGGCCTGATGATGGAAGCGATGTCGGACTGCATAACGATAAGTATCTGAATCGGCTTGAAATGCAACATGGCAGACTCCCGACTTACGAACCCTTTTGGTACGCTTATCCATACCCACGGCTACTACCTGATTTTATCAAACTGTAGGAAGTGACGAGTAGTAGTGCAAAGAAGACACAAATGCAAGTGACTAGCACAACCGAGTACTTGGCCTGGTCTTCTTCGGATAGAAGGCTGAGGTCTTTAGTCCATGGAGGCAACGCAATTGATCCTCCTTCCACTAGCCAAGCAATTGCAAAGACCGTGATGACGATTGCCGTGAATATGAATAACCAAATGTCGTGAAGAACCCGTATAACATGACGGGAGACGTGCTGATCCATCCTGGCCATCGAGGTGGTCAGGGTCTGTATTAACACGTCGGGTTGAAACCATGGAGTGGATTTTAAACAGAAAGACAAGGGGATCTAAAACCAAGGGAATGTAGCAACAAGTTATACTCGAGCGTTTACCGTTGCAAGCCTTGTACAACATGCCGCTCCTTAAGCTGAAGCAATCCAATGCACCGGCTGTGGGGCATTTGCGAAGCTGGCCATCTGGAGCAGCGAATCAATCATGGGCTCGGGAGCCTCGGATGTTACTTGCTACTGTCTATTTAAGATCCGAGCTGACGATTGGTGGGTGCTGGCCAACGGAGAATGATTCATAACAGAAAGAGGAAATATGGAGCGCCCGGTTGGTCATTGGGAATATTCTGTCTTGCTGTTTAGTAACATTGTAGCTGAAGTGCATAAAATCGATATGCAACAGGGGATTACGTCGAGATTTATTTTATTCATCAGCCAGCTTGTCCAGGATCGGATTTCAGGATGACCAAACACAGTGGCTCAAGTCAATAAAGAGTACTTACCCTACAGCCCACCTATGAGCGAAGTTAGTGAGAAAATGAGAAAGGATATTAAAGCTTTGGATATTTCATTTAGTTACCTCTAGcatttttcttatatttcTTTGCTATATTTAGGGACCATTTTGTATCAGAAACTACCTGGGGAGCCTTGATTTAGTATTTCATGTTTTTGTACGGGTGACTACTTATGATATGCACAATTTTGATTTTGTTCCAAGAACCAAAGCTCAAGCTACTGGCGTTTAAAAGTGGTGGCCACGAGGATTCGAGAATGCCATTGAGCGAGCAGGCAACCTGGACTGACTGGTGAGCAACACTCCATTTGGTCCCCTGAAAATTGATCACTTCATTGTCTGGCTGCTCGCAACTGGGCCCTCCGCAACTTGGCGTAGCATGCCCTGCACagaccttggtcttcttgtgTATTGATCCCTGAGGGCCTTGGCCTAAAACACTTGACACACGAGGTATTGCGACCTCTGGGAGTGTAGGAAGTAATCGGGATGGTATTCTGGCCATTGGTGGAACTCAGGTTGGTGGGACTCAACGGGTTGCTGAGCAGGTCAAAGTCGCTGGCTGTAAACTCGATATCGGGTAATGGCGAGGTCGCAGCTAACAGATCCAAATCGAAACCCCCGAAGTAAGAAATGGTTTCTTGGGGGACTCCTGAGTCGTGTATTAGAGGCATATTGGGGGCCGCGGCCATAGTCAACGCATCCGGAGACGTGGAAGCTGGCTGAACGTTGGGCGTGTTGGGAACTGTCTGGGCACCCATGAAGGTGTTGCTGGGCGGCTGTGGAAGTGCTGGTTGACGAACTTGAGGGAGAGTCGATCTTGGGAATATGACTCGCAGGCGGCTACATAAACGCCTCCGGGATCTTTGACGCTGTACCTGGTTAGCCATGACAATCGGATAGGTCAGCATGCCAAGGCATACACTAGTGTTGTCTTTATTCCGACAAGGCAGACATGCTGTAACAATCCCATTGTACGGGGCCAGGGCAGTGAACTGACTACGTGGCTTCTAGCGACCACATCTGCGACACTTGAGGTTATCGGTGGCGTTTGATGGGGGTTGGCGGCTGCTGTTCGGAGGTGACGGGGCAGGAGGGTCTGATGAGGCCGAGTTCGAGATAGCCATGGGTGTAATGCCGGAGAGTTAAAGATGTATATTACGATAGAAAAATGCCAAGCCAGAAATGCCTCCAATGCAAATAGTTTGTGGAGAAATGATGCGGGCGTGAGGAAAAtcgatgagatggaagagatggtTTGGTAGGCAGGACGAGGTCTAAGGTCACgtgccttccttccttctgCGTCTCGGTATCCAAATATCCCTTGCCATATCTTTCTCTCAGGATGATTATAGAGtaagataaaaaataagCAGcaaataaataagaaaagatGTAATATTTTACTAAAATTATAACATTTCAGTCCCAAGTTTTGCCAAGAGTTAGAAGCGGGCCGACATTGTCTGTCAAATGGACAGTTTAGCCTAAATGCCAAGGAtaactacctacctagctaATTAGAAGCCTTCAATAACGGCTGTAAACATGGCACCCGTGAGATGTGGATCATGGCTCGGCTGCCTCTTTGCCGAGGCCGAACAGCCCCCTCGTCAACGAACAGTCAAGTTGACATGACATTAGGTGTGAGAAACAAAGCAACAACTGTGCTCTCAAACACAACAAACCCCTTGAACTCTTCAATCATGCCGATGCTTGACCCATCTGCGATCGATGTCGACTTCAGGTCACCGCGATTTCGCGGTGTGACTGACGAAATCGGCACCCCAGTCTCGACTCCCGACTTTTCGGCGTATTGGCTTCGTCGGGGCCAAGGGGATGCGCCTGGCGAGACAGGGTGGAAGAACAAAACTCTTCTGTGGATACACGGAGGCGCCTACATCCACGGTACTCCGTTTTGGATGTTTTCCACCTTGTTCAGGCTGACTGAGCTGATGGCCGACAAACATGTTCGCCTCGACATCTTGTCCCTTCACTACGAACTTGCACCCGACGCTGTTTTCCCGCAACAGCAAACTGAGGCTGTCGCAGCATACCGTTATCTCGTCGAGACACAAAACATCAGTCCTGAAGATATCATCGTGGGCGGTGAATCAGCTGGTGCCCATCTCGCTGTCGCTTGTCTACTTGGCATCATCCGCCAGGGTCTGCCTCGACCAGCTGCTTCCATTCTCCTATGTCCCTGGATCAATCTCACCAACACGGGGGCTTCCTTCGAACGCAACAAGAACCTGGATGTTACTGATAAGCCGCGACTGGACAGTGCAGCTGCGTTGGCCATGGGAAGCAAAGGCGGTGAGCTGGCGAACTTTAGCGCACCTCAACCAAGAAGTTGGAGCTGGGGCGATGTGCTACCAGCTCGAACTTGGGTAAACGTGGGCTCCTATGATCTATTTGTCGATGACGTTGTTACCTTTTGCGAAAATGCAGTGGCAGAAGGAGCCAATATCAAGTGGGAGATCACAGAGGCAAAGACTCACGGATGGCAGGCCAGGGCTGACTACGAAGGCTCTGGACCATACTACACGTTGGAAACAGATGAGGATGTGCCAGAAGGACTGCTTCCTGGTAGTGTCAACGTCATGAAGGGTCTGCTTCAAGTGATTTAGAATAAACAGTTTGGATTTAGCAACGTGTTTCATTTACGTGGTGACTTATGAGGCGAAAGAGTGTCACAGTCACAGAGAAGTACGAAAGTGTAGATGGAGGCCAAGAGATACATGTAGCAGAGGGCGCGTTTGCCTAATATAGCTCAGAGTGTCTGGGCATATCTCGTGGTTGGCGTCAGTCTTGCATCGGCCGCACCATATCCTCCTTATTCTCCTGAAGGTGCCTtaatctcaacaccaacaggAAGGGGCTCCCCCAGGTCAATCTGGTCATCCTTCCAGTTGACAGGTTGGATAAAGGTCTT
This region of Fusarium keratoplasticum isolate Fu6.1 chromosome 7, whole genome shotgun sequence genomic DNA includes:
- a CDS encoding Abhydrolase-3 domain-containing protein; the protein is MPMLDPSAIDVDFRSPRFRGVTDEIGTPVSTPDFSAYWLRRGQGDAPGETGWKNKTLLWIHGGAYIHGTPFWMFSTLFRLTELMADKHVRLDILSLHYELAPDAVFPQQQTEAVAAYRYLVETQNISPEDIIVGGESAGAHLAVACLLGIIRQGLPRPAASILLCPWINLTNTGASFERNKNLDVTDKPRLDSAAALAMGSKGGELANFSAPQPRSWSWGDVLPARTWVNVGSYDLFVDDVVTFCENAVAEGANIKWEITEAKTHGWQARADYEGSGPYYTLETDEDVPEGLLPGSVNVMKGLLQVI
- a CDS encoding HET domain-containing protein, with the protein product MPSLEGLSLVPYRSLDPSETEVRLLELHPASTGNINERLVCRLVHERLSESSDFIGLSSLFGDINVTETIQVNGTRVALPANVAQALRYVRAVFLAPSPPTPCSSSSDLREEKRYEAPLPPPPPPKKAPSWLRSLFRGVRNAFAEPSKGARPPLRIWLDTLCINRRDAREEAERRSHMARAYRHAKMVVGWLGPKDSTSDLAIEIIRAWDKCMPLTFGEPGDRELHPKNYAPTLQWMGPVAHLSDIPEGITDPREVPSYKAISEFLNRPYFRNTWMLDDMTMARFPAFLLGDDIVSWMQILRLNRVNEDIKDHGADMFPDHLRHLLEYMPLGSVYTFLKEFDMRQREEGIVPMMITATSSVRSSESISALRGAQR